A single Watersipora subatra chromosome 7, tzWatSuba1.1, whole genome shotgun sequence DNA region contains:
- the LOC137399968 gene encoding glycoprotein hormone beta-5-like, translating to MTMIKMMRMTQRKVERTTIIWKALWIVLLLSMQLCNTDSSTFPRPQAGCNLRNYRMNASTEHCWSNITVPACWGFCQSSEVGTANPPFTIARHKVCGFRTYQNVTFTLLNCHRGYAAEKVVVPSALSCSCTECDTTTTHCEG from the exons ATGACAATGATAAAGATGATGAGAATGACACAGAGGAAGGTAGAAAGAACAACAATTATATGGAAG GCCTTGTGGATTGTGCTTTTGCTTAGCATGCAGCTCTGCAACACTGATTCCTCCACATTTCCTCGACCACAAGCGGGATGTAACCTGCGCAACTACAGAATGAATGCTTCAACAGAACACTGCTGGAGCAACATTACAGTGCCGGCGTGTTGGGGTTTCTGCCAGTCATCAGAG GTGGGAACTGCCAACCCTCCATTCACTATAGCAAGACATAAAGTGTGTGGCTTTCGTACTTATCAGAACGTAACATTCACCTTATTGAACTGTCACAGAGGTTATGCAGCGGAAAAGGTTGTTGTCCCGAGTGCTCTCTCATGCTCTTGCACGGAGTGCGATACTACGACAACCCATTGCGAGGGGTAA
- the LOC137399967 gene encoding leucine-rich repeat-containing protein 40-like: protein MATRAVWCQKSFGGALNSVEEQHWRAVVENPFSANLMTVKEFIEKCSLTHCMVNDVVFVGTFASHQDYQMFVQAIKTLSSLRRFAIVDAHVNMFQFMLQSTMTAITDIAFRSCRLSQVPVNLLMFVGFQLQSIDLSNNYLRDLTTLSNLFGNNHKLLKVDLSRNQFSTFPLVLSIVSSLTTLDISHNRLSRIETDDISRLVSLKHLDLSNNCDLKELPDELFALPSLNHMDLTGLNSLVRPPYSLAKNGLQAIKKYYADKAKKGWLEGKKV, encoded by the exons ATGGCTACCAGGG CCGTTTGGTGTCAGAAGTCCTTCGGGGGAGCCCTCAATTCAGTGGAAGAACAGCATTGGAGGGCAGTTGTGGAAAACCCTTTCTCAGCAAATCTAATGACAGTTAAagagtttattgaaaaatgctCTCTCACGCATTGTATGGTCAACGATGTCGTGTTTGTTGGAACTTTTGCATCACATCAGGACTATCAAATGTTTGTTCAAGCGATAAAGACTCTCTCAAGTTTGCGTAGGTTTGCCATTGTTGATGCACATGTGAATATGTTTCAATTCATGTTACAATCAACCATGACAGCGATTACCGACATCGCTTTCAGGTCTTGTCGACTCAGCCAAGTGCCAGTCAACCTGCTCATGTTTGTCGGTTTCCAACTACAGAGCATTGATTTGAGCAACAACTATCTTCGTGACCTCACAACTTTATCCAATCTCTTTGGTAATAATCACAAACTGCTCAAGGTTGACCTTAGTCGGAATCAGTTCTCTACCTTTCCTTTGGTCCTCTCAATAGTGTCGAGTTTAACCACGCTAGACATAAGCCATAACAGGCTGTCTCGGATAGAGACTGATGACATCAGTCGACTCGTCTCTCTCAAGCATTTAgacttgtcaaacaattgcgaCCTCAAGGAACTACCTGATGAGTTGTTTGCGTTGCCTAGTCTTAACCATATGGATTTAACCGGCCTTAATTCTCTTGTTAGACCCCCGTATTCATTGGCTAAGAATGGTCTCCAAGCTATCAAAAAATACTATGCTGACAAGGCGAAGAAGGGCTGGCTAGAAGGCAAAAAAGTGTGA